A stretch of Streptococcus chenjunshii DNA encodes these proteins:
- a CDS encoding amino acid ABC transporter ATP-binding protein has translation MLEVKKLSKTFGQKKVLSEISLTVEQGDVVVVLGPSGSGKTTFLRCLNHLEKADSGQLSLAGQDYNLAKLSRKEILSIRKKTAFVFQHYNLFANKTALENVLEGLVIARQIPKKEALKTAEEALEKVGLLDYRDYYPSQLSGGQQQRIGIARAIAVKPEVILFDEPTSALDPELIGDVLAVMKQLAREGITMIVVTHEMSFARDVANHILFLDDGRIVEEGHPDQFFLHPKEERTKQFLTRIIPDLNSDPVI, from the coding sequence ATGTTAGAAGTGAAAAAATTGTCCAAAACTTTTGGGCAGAAAAAAGTGCTTAGTGAAATCAGCTTAACGGTCGAACAAGGTGATGTCGTTGTTGTTCTCGGTCCCAGCGGTTCAGGAAAAACGACTTTTTTAAGATGTCTGAACCATTTAGAAAAGGCTGACAGCGGCCAGCTGAGTTTAGCCGGACAAGACTATAATTTAGCTAAATTAAGCCGCAAGGAAATTCTCAGTATTCGCAAGAAGACAGCTTTTGTTTTCCAGCATTACAATCTTTTCGCAAATAAAACAGCTCTGGAGAATGTTTTGGAAGGCTTAGTTATTGCCAGACAAATTCCTAAAAAAGAAGCGCTGAAGACTGCAGAAGAAGCTTTAGAAAAAGTGGGGCTGCTGGATTATAGAGATTACTACCCCAGCCAGCTTTCAGGCGGTCAGCAGCAGCGTATCGGTATTGCTCGGGCGATTGCTGTAAAACCGGAAGTGATTCTATTTGATGAGCCTACTTCGGCTCTTGATCCCGAATTGATTGGAGATGTTTTAGCTGTTATGAAACAGCTGGCCAGAGAAGGGATTACTATGATTGTCGTTACCCACGAGATGTCCTTTGCGCGTGATGTAGCTAATCACATCCTTTTTTTAGATGACGGCCGAATTGTTGAGGAGGGGCATCCTGATCAGTTCTTTCTCCATCCTAAAGAAGAGCGGACCAAGCAATTTTTGACGCGGATTATTCCCGATTTGAATAGCGACCCGGTTATTTGA
- a CDS encoding amino acid ABC transporter permease — MNFSYIYETFIKALAGVPVTLGIMAAALILSFLPALFLALGRIYKLKGITAFSVVYLAFIRATPPILLILFFYSLFPSLLNTVLRSVGINIFELNPIYYAFIIFSIMATGSLSEIIRSSILAVDRGQLEAAQAIGLTDRQAYLRIIFPQALPLALPNLSNLVINLVKGTSLVFVMTVRDITAIARVEAAYGYQYFESYFVIFIIYLIICGLIQYLFRIFEKRFRAV; from the coding sequence ATGAATTTTAGTTATATTTATGAGACTTTTATAAAAGCCCTTGCCGGAGTTCCTGTTACTTTAGGAATTATGGCAGCGGCTCTTATCTTAAGTTTTTTGCCGGCTCTCTTTTTAGCTTTGGGACGTATTTATAAGTTAAAGGGTATTACGGCATTTTCTGTGGTTTACTTAGCATTTATTCGGGCCACGCCGCCTATACTATTGATTCTTTTCTTTTACAGCCTTTTTCCCAGTCTTTTAAATACGGTGCTGCGATCAGTTGGGATTAATATTTTTGAACTGAATCCGATTTACTATGCCTTTATTATCTTTAGTATTATGGCAACAGGTTCCCTGTCAGAAATTATACGCTCAAGTATTCTTGCTGTTGACAGAGGACAGCTGGAGGCGGCACAGGCTATTGGTTTGACAGACAGACAGGCTTATTTGAGGATTATTTTTCCTCAAGCTTTACCGCTTGCACTGCCTAATCTCAGCAATTTAGTGATCAATTTGGTTAAGGGAACCTCACTGGTTTTTGTCATGACGGTCAGAGATATCACAGCAATTGCCAGAGTAGAGGCAGCTTATGGCTATCAGTATTTTGAATCTTATTTTGTTATTTTTATTATCTATCTTATTATTTGCGGTTTGATTCAGTATCTTTTTCGTATATTTGAAAAACGGTTCCGTGCTGTTTAG
- a CDS encoding amino acid ABC transporter permease, which yields MVSYNPIYVIDFLPQIIRALPLTLWIVFLTVAGGCLLGLILTWAELSGDKGFAAIARGYIFILRCTPPIVLLFMVFYGLPEFLNWWLGFNVNGWPRGVFVVLAMTLLFAANISQVFKSAYTGIPKGQLEAGLSIGLTDFQAFRRIVLPQAFRLALPNITTALLNLLKDTALAYTIGLADIMGTANLLLGRSLGNYSLEIYTAAALIYWSLALFLSGGSQFLEHYLDTDKR from the coding sequence ATGGTTTCCTATAATCCTATTTATGTTATAGATTTTCTTCCTCAAATAATAAGGGCCTTGCCTTTGACCTTATGGATTGTATTTTTAACGGTTGCAGGAGGCTGTTTATTGGGGCTTATTCTTACTTGGGCAGAGCTGTCGGGGGATAAAGGGTTTGCTGCCATAGCCAGAGGTTATATCTTCATTTTACGCTGTACCCCGCCTATTGTCCTGCTTTTTATGGTTTTCTACGGACTGCCAGAATTTTTGAATTGGTGGCTGGGCTTCAATGTCAATGGCTGGCCACGGGGAGTTTTTGTCGTTCTGGCTATGACGCTGTTGTTTGCGGCCAATATTTCTCAAGTGTTTAAATCGGCATATACAGGTATTCCCAAAGGTCAGTTGGAAGCGGGTCTGAGTATCGGTTTGACAGATTTCCAAGCTTTTAGGCGGATTGTACTGCCTCAGGCTTTTCGGCTGGCTTTGCCTAATATCACAACAGCTCTTTTGAATTTACTAAAGGATACCGCTCTTGCCTATACGATTGGCTTAGCTGATATAATGGGAACTGCAAATTTGCTTCTGGGCCGCAGTCTTGGCAATTACTCTTTAGAGATTTACACTGCTGCAGCTCTGATTTACTGGAGCTTAGCCCTTTTTCTATCGGGCGGCAGTCAGTTTTTGGAACACTATTTAGATACTGATAAAAGATAG
- a CDS encoding transporter substrate-binding domain-containing protein, whose product MNKKRWFIVVGVIAAVLLVTFIGRQLSGQANKNQGSTDDLITLQVAHTQSYAPYDFVNDEGESDGFEVAVLKAVDEKLDKYQFEYTPTSDEDLLIGLESGKYDIGTKGAWYTAERAEKFIIPEEPIGASVIGFTIRKEDENTITDIDSFANSKGKLVPISPQNAQYNVIQDYNKTAKNPIGLTEAESFTVADAYAWVLEGRYDAYFDIKLSFEEAVTSEDGAYHQYADRLSWFAYKGIETYPLLHKNEKNKEFAAAYDKAVKELQDDGTLSKLSQKYFGEDVFSYVTD is encoded by the coding sequence ATGAATAAGAAGAGATGGTTTATTGTTGTTGGAGTAATAGCGGCGGTGCTGCTTGTGACCTTTATCGGTCGCCAATTAAGTGGGCAGGCAAATAAAAATCAAGGAAGCACTGATGATCTGATCACTCTTCAGGTTGCTCATACACAGAGTTACGCCCCTTATGACTTTGTTAACGATGAGGGCGAGAGCGATGGCTTTGAAGTTGCTGTACTCAAGGCTGTAGATGAAAAGCTGGATAAATACCAGTTTGAGTACACTCCGACCAGCGATGAAGATTTGCTGATTGGACTTGAATCCGGCAAATATGATATTGGAACTAAAGGAGCTTGGTATACCGCAGAACGTGCTGAAAAATTTATTATCCCTGAAGAACCTATTGGTGCCAGCGTCATTGGTTTTACTATCCGTAAGGAAGATGAAAACACAATTACTGATATTGATTCTTTTGCGAATTCTAAAGGGAAACTGGTTCCTATTTCTCCGCAGAATGCTCAATATAATGTGATTCAGGACTATAATAAAACGGCTAAAAACCCAATCGGCCTGACAGAAGCTGAAAGTTTTACGGTAGCTGACGCCTACGCTTGGGTTCTTGAGGGACGCTATGATGCTTATTTTGATATCAAACTTTCCTTTGAGGAAGCTGTAACTTCTGAAGACGGCGCCTATCACCAGTACGCTGACCGTCTGAGCTGGTTTGCATATAAGGGTATCGAAACTTATCCTTTGCTTCATAAAAACGAAAAAAATAAAGAATTTGCAGCAGCTTATGATAAGGCTGTAAAGGAGCTTCAAGACGATGGGACACTAAGCAAACTGTCGCAGAAGTATTTTGGCGAGGATGTTTTTTCTTATGTGACTGATTAG
- a CDS encoding uroporphyrinogen decarboxylase family protein — translation MTSKKEWVLKAFKGQPVEQVPVGFWHHFTSETEWTEGLNNPEIYQKNLAGHRQFLKEIEPDFIKLMSDGFFRYPNEALTAGVTDFERLKEIEPLPDDHPWFSQQIQLIQEIKAGFSEDIVALYNIFAPATYLKWNLAGQAVQGDSLLADFLKEAPAVLKYVLEIIAQDLAKLTTKVIEVAQADGIYLSVQNIQDPRVSDTDYLNIIKPSEYRVLQAANQAGGINILHICGYEGAANHLNLYQDYPAQVFNWAVASERISLSEGRQLFGGKTVLGGFNNTKEGVLYTGDKAAVQAAVRELLKQAGRQATIIGADCTVPADIDPKRIWWVKEAAGAAK, via the coding sequence ATGACAAGCAAAAAAGAGTGGGTTTTAAAGGCTTTCAAAGGACAGCCGGTCGAACAGGTTCCGGTTGGTTTTTGGCACCATTTTACCAGCGAAACCGAGTGGACCGAAGGGTTAAACAACCCTGAAATTTATCAAAAAAATTTAGCTGGCCACCGTCAATTTTTAAAAGAAATTGAACCAGATTTTATTAAATTAATGAGCGATGGTTTTTTTCGCTATCCCAATGAAGCTCTTACAGCTGGGGTGACGGACTTTGAAAGGTTAAAAGAAATTGAGCCGCTCCCTGATGATCATCCTTGGTTCAGTCAGCAGATCCAACTGATTCAGGAAATCAAAGCGGGTTTTTCTGAAGATATTGTAGCACTCTATAATATTTTTGCTCCTGCTACATATCTTAAATGGAATCTTGCAGGTCAAGCGGTTCAGGGAGACAGTCTGCTGGCTGACTTCCTGAAAGAAGCGCCCGCTGTGCTGAAATATGTCCTTGAGATTATTGCTCAAGATTTAGCTAAATTAACAACAAAAGTTATTGAGGTCGCGCAAGCTGACGGTATTTACCTCAGTGTTCAAAATATCCAAGATCCAAGAGTCTCAGATACCGATTATCTGAATATTATAAAGCCCAGCGAGTATCGCGTTTTACAGGCAGCTAATCAGGCCGGAGGAATTAATATTTTACATATTTGCGGATATGAAGGGGCAGCTAACCATTTGAACCTTTATCAAGACTACCCAGCTCAAGTCTTTAACTGGGCTGTCGCTTCTGAACGTATCAGCCTATCAGAAGGCCGTCAGCTCTTTGGCGGTAAAACAGTGCTGGGAGGTTTTAACAATACAAAAGAGGGAGTGCTTTATACCGGTGATAAAGCAGCCGTTCAGGCTGCAGTAAGAGAACTTTTGAAACAAGCCGGCCGTCAAGCTACCATAATCGGCGCTGACTGCACTGTTCCAGCTGATATTGATCCAAAACGTATTTGGTGGGTTAAAGAAGCTGCAGGAGCAGCAAAATAA
- a CDS encoding LysR family transcriptional regulator encodes MNFQQCRYAEAIARTGSFSQAAKELFVSQPNLSSSIKDLENELGVQLFIRSNTGARLTESGHDFLKYAKRIIGELNLLEDRYHSQYKKSFTVVSHHYDFLSLPLAHISQQFAANYQEFQLIETSSKKILENVADFAADLGLIFLDDDNRHILEHAFLHQNLEFTALGDFPTRIFLRKGHPLAHLPVISKEELEDYPQIRFHQDQTGLNFDEDALAAHHKQNIIYSNDRGTIMNLLCASDAYASGLGIVNSFIKEQIVLIPLKDSPRHTLGYIVNKNKKISDISLAFINEIKKSLSEKMRNT; translated from the coding sequence ATGAACTTTCAGCAATGCCGTTATGCTGAAGCTATCGCCAGAACTGGTTCTTTCAGTCAGGCGGCCAAAGAACTCTTTGTATCCCAGCCCAATCTTTCCAGTTCTATCAAAGATTTAGAAAATGAATTAGGCGTTCAGCTCTTTATACGTTCAAACACAGGAGCACGTTTGACTGAATCTGGGCATGACTTTCTTAAATATGCCAAACGTATCATCGGGGAACTAAACTTACTTGAAGATCGCTATCACAGTCAATACAAAAAAAGCTTCACTGTCGTTTCGCATCACTACGATTTTCTCTCTCTACCTTTGGCCCATATTTCACAGCAGTTTGCAGCAAACTATCAGGAATTTCAGCTTATTGAAACCAGCAGCAAGAAAATCTTGGAGAATGTGGCTGATTTCGCTGCTGATTTAGGCCTTATTTTTCTCGATGATGACAACAGACACATTCTGGAACACGCTTTTTTGCACCAGAATTTAGAGTTCACAGCTTTGGGAGACTTTCCAACCCGTATTTTTTTACGGAAAGGCCACCCCTTAGCCCACCTCCCAGTGATTTCCAAAGAAGAACTGGAGGATTACCCGCAAATCCGTTTCCATCAAGATCAGACGGGTCTCAATTTTGATGAAGACGCTCTTGCCGCTCACCATAAACAAAATATTATCTACAGCAATGACCGCGGTACTATTATGAACCTGCTCTGTGCCTCCGATGCTTATGCATCCGGACTGGGTATTGTCAACAGTTTTATCAAAGAACAGATTGTTCTCATTCCTCTAAAAGACAGTCCCCGCCATACATTAGGCTATATCGTTAATAAAAACAAAAAAATATCCGATATCAGTTTAGCCTTTATCAATGAAATCAAAAAAAGTCTGTCAGAAAAAATGAGAAATACATAA
- a CDS encoding sensor histidine kinase, whose product MFRKLRFRFIGIASLVVLFVIFSIVTVLNSARYFQTKNQINKVLRVLSDNDGSFPNVSQTAEKLGEDGVSLDTISQYRYFSAVISDNDLLSINTANISDLSDTQVENYAVSISQSDDNQGDFEYQGHVYSYMVTKQENNRHLLVVLDSTNQFNDNKMLIRLSVWMGTASFLFFVIVITVFSGRAIRPFVENYEKQRRFITNASHELKTPLAVIAANNEFVELMHGKSEWTQNTAEQIQRLTGLLNGLISQARLEEQGEVVFTDVNFSAVAEAAASDFKGLITKDGKKFTLDIQPDIIVKAEEKSLFELVTLLVDNANKYCDEAGTVSVKLRKGNRLAKGRLEISNTYADGKNTDYSKFFERFYREDESHNNQKSGYGIGLSMAESLVKLFHGTISVSYKTDTITFTVTL is encoded by the coding sequence ATGTTTCGCAAACTGCGCTTTCGCTTTATTGGGATCGCATCATTGGTTGTCTTATTTGTCATTTTTTCGATCGTGACCGTTCTTAATTCCGCCAGATATTTTCAGACAAAAAATCAAATAAATAAGGTGCTGCGGGTTTTATCTGATAATGACGGCTCTTTTCCTAATGTTTCGCAGACAGCGGAAAAGTTAGGTGAAGATGGAGTTTCCCTTGATACTATCTCCCAATACCGCTATTTTAGTGCTGTCATTAGTGATAATGACTTGCTTTCTATCAATACGGCTAATATATCTGATTTAAGTGATACACAAGTGGAGAATTATGCCGTTTCTATCAGTCAATCAGATGACAATCAAGGCGATTTTGAATACCAAGGGCATGTCTACTCGTACATGGTAACAAAACAGGAAAACAATCGTCACTTATTGGTTGTGCTCGATTCGACCAATCAGTTTAATGATAACAAGATGCTGATTCGGCTCTCTGTTTGGATGGGAACAGCCAGCTTTCTTTTCTTTGTTATTGTTATTACGGTATTTTCCGGAAGAGCTATCCGACCTTTTGTAGAAAATTATGAAAAACAGCGTCGTTTCATCACTAATGCCAGCCATGAATTAAAAACTCCCTTAGCTGTGATTGCAGCTAATAATGAGTTTGTCGAGCTGATGCATGGGAAATCTGAATGGACACAGAACACTGCTGAACAGATTCAGCGTTTAACCGGCTTGCTCAATGGCCTGATCAGTCAGGCCCGATTGGAAGAGCAAGGAGAAGTTGTCTTTACAGATGTGAATTTTTCTGCTGTAGCTGAGGCAGCTGCCAGTGATTTTAAGGGGTTAATCACGAAAGATGGTAAAAAGTTCACATTAGATATTCAGCCTGATATTATTGTTAAAGCCGAAGAGAAATCACTGTTTGAGTTGGTCACTCTTTTAGTAGACAATGCAAATAAATACTGCGATGAAGCTGGCACAGTTTCGGTCAAACTAAGGAAAGGCAACCGCTTAGCTAAGGGCCGCCTTGAAATATCTAATACATATGCTGATGGTAAAAATACAGACTATAGTAAATTTTTTGAACGCTTTTACCGTGAAGATGAATCTCATAATAATCAAAAATCTGGTTACGGCATCGGTTTGTCCATGGCGGAAAGCCTGGTAAAACTATTTCATGGCACTATCTCTGTCAGCTATAAGACGGACACCATCACTTTTACAGTAACTTTATAG
- a CDS encoding response regulator transcription factor: MKILVAEDEPQIARVLTAALDREGYTVDAVADGQEAVDQAAKNAYDVMVLDIMMPVKTGIEAVREIRQSGNRAYIIMLTAMSEVDDRVNGLDAGADDYLTKPFSLKELLARVRSLGRRVDTDLGVVSLGHTALNVEEHELSSKNTIRLAGKETKMLAFFMLNAGKRLSTQQLFSHVWAKEEGSGADSGYVYIYTSYLRQKLKSVGSDLTIIEHQDGFFELVEM; encoded by the coding sequence ATGAAAATTTTAGTAGCAGAGGATGAGCCTCAGATTGCTCGTGTTTTAACAGCTGCTCTTGACCGTGAAGGATATACTGTTGACGCTGTTGCTGACGGACAAGAAGCTGTTGATCAAGCGGCAAAAAATGCCTATGATGTTATGGTATTAGATATTATGATGCCGGTAAAAACAGGTATTGAAGCCGTTAGAGAAATCAGACAGTCAGGCAATCGCGCTTATATTATTATGCTGACGGCTATGTCTGAAGTTGATGACCGAGTTAACGGACTGGATGCCGGAGCAGATGACTATCTGACCAAACCTTTTTCATTAAAAGAACTGCTGGCTCGTGTACGTTCATTAGGACGCAGGGTAGATACAGATTTGGGTGTTGTAAGCTTAGGCCATACGGCATTAAATGTAGAAGAGCATGAATTAAGCAGCAAAAATACAATTCGACTGGCTGGAAAAGAGACAAAAATGCTGGCCTTTTTTATGCTTAATGCAGGAAAGCGTCTTTCAACTCAGCAGCTATTCAGCCATGTTTGGGCTAAAGAGGAAGGCTCTGGTGCCGACAGCGGCTATGTCTATATTTATACTTCTTATCTTCGGCAGAAGCTGAAGTCTGTTGGATCCGATCTTACTATTATAGAACATCAGGATGGTTTTTTTGAATTAGTAGAAATGTAG
- a CDS encoding GTP pyrophosphokinase produces MEPSIYGKYEAYLPLILKEFSQQLEDKNKEIEQQTGHKLFEHFTARVKSPASMEEKCLRKQLPATAKEALKTIHDSIGLRFVCGFVDDIYKLAAIIRDLKSCQIITEKDYIQNAKPNGYRSYHLIAEVETPYEDCLGNQPGAYFIETQIRTLAMDSWASLEHQMKYKRHIKDPERIVRELKRCADELASCDLTMQTIRDLIQENQN; encoded by the coding sequence ATGGAACCTTCAATATACGGCAAATACGAGGCTTATCTGCCGCTTATTTTAAAAGAATTCAGCCAGCAGCTTGAGGACAAAAATAAGGAGATAGAACAACAAACAGGCCACAAACTGTTTGAACATTTTACGGCTCGGGTCAAATCTCCGGCAAGTATGGAAGAAAAGTGTCTCCGAAAGCAGCTTCCTGCGACAGCAAAAGAGGCTTTAAAAACGATTCATGACAGCATTGGCCTGCGCTTTGTCTGCGGTTTTGTTGATGATATTTATAAGTTAGCAGCAATTATCCGCGATTTAAAGAGCTGTCAGATTATTACGGAAAAAGATTATATTCAGAATGCCAAGCCTAATGGCTACCGTTCTTATCACTTGATCGCTGAAGTAGAGACTCCTTATGAAGACTGTTTGGGCAATCAGCCTGGTGCTTATTTTATTGAAACTCAGATTCGAACGTTGGCAATGGATTCTTGGGCCAGCTTAGAGCATCAGATGAAATATAAGCGCCATATAAAAGATCCTGAACGCATTGTCAGAGAACTGAAACGCTGTGCTGACGAGCTGGCTTCCTGCGATTTAACCATGCAGACCATTCGTGACCTTATTCAGGAAAATCAGAATTAG
- a CDS encoding ABC transporter permease: protein MIDYFQTSSDILTSRLLEHIEISGSSLFFALLLAVFVTVLLRFYPQWRHFSVYALSLLYAVPSFALFALLIPWTGLGRTTAIVVLVLYAQYTLVRTFLAGLLSVDDSVIEAAVGMGMTDWQILYHIQLPLAKASIFAGIRLAATSIIAMTTIAATINAGGLGAVLFDGLRTRSFPKLLWGILLTVALSLLVNLVLYLIEELLQNNKVSQPAPH, encoded by the coding sequence ATGATTGATTATTTTCAAACCTCTTCGGATATTTTAACATCAAGGCTGCTTGAACATATTGAAATAAGCGGATCATCCCTGTTTTTTGCCCTTCTTTTAGCGGTGTTTGTAACGGTTTTGCTGAGATTTTATCCCCAGTGGCGGCATTTTTCAGTTTATGCACTGTCACTCCTTTATGCTGTTCCCAGTTTCGCCTTATTTGCGCTGCTGATTCCTTGGACTGGTTTAGGGAGAACCACAGCCATCGTTGTTTTAGTACTCTATGCCCAGTATACCCTAGTAAGGACTTTCTTAGCAGGTTTGCTTTCAGTTGATGACAGTGTGATTGAAGCGGCTGTCGGCATGGGAATGACCGACTGGCAGATTTTATATCATATTCAGCTGCCTTTGGCCAAGGCCTCTATCTTTGCTGGAATTCGGCTGGCTGCTACATCAATTATCGCGATGACAACGATTGCTGCAACTATCAATGCCGGCGGTTTGGGAGCTGTCTTATTTGATGGTTTGCGCACCAGAAGTTTCCCCAAGTTGCTCTGGGGAATTCTCTTGACCGTAGCTTTAAGCTTATTGGTTAATCTTGTTTTATATCTGATAGAAGAACTTTTGCAAAATAATAAAGTCAGTCAGCCGGCTCCTCATTAG
- a CDS encoding ABC transporter ATP-binding protein: MTEKTIIEFKQVSKIYNGKAAVDCIDLAIQEGEFITILGTSGSGKTTTLKMINRLIEPSSGKIFFNDRELSALDAVALRRSIGYVVQQIGLFPHMTVFDNIATVPKLLGWDKDRVDQAVRSHLDLVQLPYNEYGQRYPNELSGGQQQRVGVARALAADPNLMLFDEPFGAIDAITRNDLQDELLRIYKKLGDKTFIFITHDIYEAFKLGTRVVIMDEGKICQFDQPEKIIRQPQTEFVEKLIATAKQQGRMWEGNHD, from the coding sequence ATGACAGAAAAAACAATTATTGAGTTTAAACAAGTCAGTAAAATTTATAATGGCAAGGCGGCAGTTGACTGTATTGATTTAGCTATCCAAGAAGGAGAGTTCATTACGATTCTGGGGACTTCCGGTTCTGGTAAAACAACAACGCTGAAAATGATTAACCGTCTGATTGAACCAAGCAGCGGCAAAATTTTCTTCAATGATAGAGAACTCTCTGCCTTGGATGCAGTCGCTCTGCGCCGGTCTATCGGTTATGTTGTGCAGCAAATAGGCTTGTTCCCGCATATGACAGTATTTGATAATATTGCAACCGTTCCTAAACTATTAGGATGGGATAAGGACAGAGTGGACCAAGCTGTGCGATCGCACTTGGACTTGGTCCAGCTGCCCTACAATGAATACGGTCAGCGCTACCCTAATGAACTGTCCGGCGGTCAGCAGCAGCGTGTCGGTGTAGCCAGAGCTTTGGCGGCCGATCCCAATCTGATGCTTTTTGACGAGCCGTTTGGCGCTATTGATGCGATTACTCGCAACGATTTACAGGATGAATTGCTGCGGATTTATAAAAAACTGGGGGATAAAACCTTTATTTTTATTACCCACGATATTTATGAGGCCTTTAAATTAGGGACACGTGTTGTTATTATGGATGAAGGGAAGATTTGCCAATTTGATCAGCCGGAGAAAATTATTCGGCAGCCTCAGACAGAATTTGTAGAAAAACTGATTGCAACTGCGAAGCAACAGGGAAGAATGTGGGAGGGAAATCATGATTGA
- a CDS encoding glycine betaine ABC transporter substrate-binding protein: MKNRKLILGILLAGIVLAVGIFLFTANRNRSVSGEKIRVGSKDFTENLVVAEIYALALEDEGYEVERVANISSSLIHDSLVNDEIDLYPEYTGTGLLTILGEEMETDPQKVYETVKKEYAEQFELTWLEYAQANDSQGLVIRTETAKELGITTISDLQKHASELRFASQGEFDQRDDGIPGLEKTYGTFDWKSSNVYDNSLKYSILENDEADVTPAYTTEGQLVNTDEFTLLEDDKQFWPPYNLAPVVRDNILEADSEIEEILNKISATLDTETVTELNAKVDVEGQEYTDVAKEYYESLK, encoded by the coding sequence ATGAAAAATAGAAAACTTATTTTAGGGATTTTATTGGCAGGCATTGTGCTTGCAGTCGGTATTTTCTTATTTACAGCAAACAGAAATCGCTCTGTTTCAGGAGAAAAGATTCGTGTCGGTTCAAAAGACTTTACAGAAAATCTGGTTGTTGCAGAGATTTATGCTCTTGCCTTGGAAGATGAAGGCTATGAAGTTGAACGAGTGGCTAATATTTCCAGCTCATTGATTCATGATTCCTTAGTCAATGATGAAATTGATTTATATCCAGAATATACTGGAACAGGCCTGCTTACAATTTTAGGCGAAGAGATGGAAACAGACCCGCAAAAGGTCTATGAGACAGTAAAAAAAGAGTATGCAGAACAATTTGAACTGACCTGGCTGGAGTATGCTCAGGCCAATGACAGTCAGGGTCTTGTTATTAGAACGGAGACAGCTAAGGAACTCGGTATTACAACGATTTCTGATCTGCAGAAGCATGCATCAGAATTGCGCTTTGCCTCTCAAGGAGAGTTTGATCAGCGCGATGACGGTATTCCGGGTCTTGAGAAGACTTACGGGACTTTTGATTGGAAGTCCTCAAATGTTTATGATAACAGTCTTAAATATTCCATCTTGGAAAATGATGAAGCAGATGTGACGCCGGCTTATACAACGGAAGGACAGCTGGTCAACACTGATGAATTTACGCTTTTAGAGGACGATAAACAATTCTGGCCGCCTTATAATCTGGCTCCGGTTGTGCGTGATAATATTCTTGAGGCAGACTCGGAGATTGAAGAGATTTTAAATAAGATATCGGCAACACTTGATACTGAAACAGTAACTGAGCTCAATGCTAAGGTTGATGTAGAAGGTCAGGAATACACAGATGTGGCAAAAGAATATTATGAGAGTCTGAAGTAA
- a CDS encoding ABC transporter permease, whose amino-acid sequence MINDIQDYFAQNSGTYFNYVWEHLSLSLFALLLVVLIAVPLGYFGYRNALMKQFATALTQGLRVIPSLGILFILIPFIGVGRLPAVIALIILGIPPVLLNTIVGFSEVPDILRETGTGLGMTDRQLLRKVSFPLALPYILNGIKLALVEIIASATLATYIGAGGLGTLIFTGLGLYRFDLLIIGGGSVAVLSFISMLIFDLSIRGVEHYEK is encoded by the coding sequence ATGATTAACGATATTCAAGATTATTTTGCTCAAAACAGCGGCACCTATTTTAACTATGTATGGGAACATTTAAGCTTAAGCTTATTCGCTTTATTGCTGGTCGTACTGATAGCCGTTCCTTTAGGGTATTTTGGCTACCGCAATGCTTTAATGAAACAGTTTGCGACTGCTTTGACACAGGGGCTGCGCGTCATTCCCAGTTTAGGAATCCTCTTTATTTTAATCCCTTTTATTGGGGTTGGGAGACTTCCGGCTGTCATTGCTTTGATTATTTTAGGCATTCCTCCGGTTTTGCTCAACACTATTGTCGGTTTTTCAGAAGTGCCTGATATTTTACGTGAGACAGGGACAGGGCTTGGAATGACAGACAGACAGCTTCTTAGAAAAGTCAGTTTTCCTTTGGCTCTTCCCTACATTTTAAATGGCATCAAGCTAGCCTTAGTTGAAATTATTGCCAGTGCGACTTTAGCGACTTATATCGGTGCCGGCGGACTGGGGACGCTTATTTTTACAGGTCTCGGCCTTTATCGCTTTGATTTGCTGATCATCGGCGGCGGATCGGTAGCTGTGCTGTCTTTTATCAGTATGCTTATTTTTGATTTATCCATTAGAGGAGTGGAACATTATGAAAAATAG